From Solidesulfovibrio sp., a single genomic window includes:
- a CDS encoding tetratricopeptide repeat protein, with protein MAHDERPTVSRRHLVRALLGRDIPKPGPQAEAQNRHATAEAAYAAGDYPAAVAAYRASIRGDLANIEARLRLGHALYATGQMIQARVEFEHVLRLAEGNQPAARLLLGLTLLALGKREKAALALAAFTDPDRPELETAARQAAARLESDDPGEAADTAALAGHLLALAQGTALVPEPGATV; from the coding sequence ATGGCCCACGACGAGCGTCCTACCGTTTCCCGCCGCCATCTCGTGCGCGCCCTGCTCGGCCGCGACATCCCCAAGCCCGGCCCGCAGGCCGAGGCCCAAAACCGCCACGCCACGGCCGAGGCGGCCTACGCCGCCGGCGACTACCCGGCCGCCGTGGCCGCCTACCGGGCCTCCATCCGGGGCGACCTCGCCAACATCGAGGCCCGGCTGCGCCTGGGCCACGCCCTGTACGCCACCGGCCAGATGATCCAGGCCCGGGTCGAGTTCGAGCACGTGCTGCGCCTGGCCGAGGGCAACCAGCCCGCCGCCCGGTTGCTGCTCGGCCTGACGCTGCTGGCCCTGGGCAAGCGGGAAAAAGCCGCCCTGGCTCTCGCCGCCTTTACCGACCCGGACCGGCCGGAACTGGAAACCGCCGCCCGCCAGGCCGCCGCCCGCCTGGAAAGCGACGATCCGGGCGAGGCCGCCGATACGGCCGCCCTGGCCGGCCACCTGCTGGCCCTGGCCCAGGGCACGGCCCTTGTGCCGGAACCCGGCGCCACCGTCTGA
- a CDS encoding HDOD domain-containing protein — MVKVSIEEVKNGMVAGKDVSGQHGVLLLPKGSVISEEHLRAMRAFGVRDVEVVAQGPADGDDDEGFAEVLARCRALLRPRFAALDLAAPFGQMVFERAAARAAAQALAEGLDLDAAADTPSLTGFAPERQLFGPENIDPASLVSGEVELATLPEVHVRLLEALQAEHSSAQDLAAIIGRDPSLSAKLLRLVNSPHYGSRAPIDSIARAVAMVGRKELTTLVLGLAALTAFDDIEPGLWDMRAFWRHAAACAVYASLLAAACPGTAPDRAFVGGLLHDIGQLVILRKLPAAAARALLLSRVEGLPDAEAETAVLGFDHALVGRTLLTSWHFPETLTRIAADHHHPPGDVASRETALVHVADILATAWAWPAFSGSPVPALSEAAWRSLGLPETLLAEVAAAGDDRVCDIEAVFFSRGQTTPQ; from the coding sequence GTGGTCAAGGTCAGCATCGAGGAAGTCAAGAACGGCATGGTGGCCGGCAAGGACGTCAGCGGCCAGCACGGCGTCCTGCTCCTGCCCAAGGGGTCCGTCATCTCCGAGGAGCACCTGCGGGCCATGCGAGCCTTCGGCGTGCGGGACGTGGAAGTGGTCGCCCAAGGCCCTGCCGACGGCGACGACGACGAGGGCTTCGCCGAGGTCCTGGCCCGCTGCCGGGCGCTTCTGCGGCCGCGCTTCGCCGCCCTGGACCTCGCCGCCCCCTTCGGCCAGATGGTCTTCGAACGGGCCGCCGCACGCGCCGCCGCCCAGGCCCTGGCCGAAGGCCTGGACCTGGACGCCGCCGCGGACACGCCCTCCCTGACGGGCTTCGCCCCGGAACGGCAGCTTTTCGGCCCGGAAAACATCGACCCGGCCAGCCTCGTTTCCGGCGAAGTGGAACTGGCCACCCTGCCCGAGGTCCACGTGCGGCTGCTTGAGGCCCTGCAGGCCGAACACAGCTCGGCCCAGGACCTGGCCGCCATCATCGGCCGCGACCCGAGCCTTTCGGCCAAGCTCCTGCGCCTGGTCAACAGCCCCCATTACGGCTCCCGCGCGCCTATCGACTCCATCGCCCGGGCCGTGGCCATGGTCGGCCGCAAGGAACTGACCACCCTGGTGCTGGGGCTGGCGGCGCTGACCGCCTTCGACGACATCGAGCCCGGCTTGTGGGACATGCGGGCCTTCTGGCGCCATGCCGCGGCCTGCGCCGTCTACGCCTCGCTGCTCGCCGCCGCCTGCCCGGGCACCGCCCCGGACCGGGCCTTCGTCGGCGGGCTGCTCCACGACATCGGCCAACTGGTCATCCTGCGCAAACTGCCGGCCGCGGCCGCCCGGGCGCTGCTGCTCTCGCGCGTGGAAGGGCTGCCCGACGCCGAGGCCGAAACCGCGGTCCTCGGCTTCGACCACGCCCTGGTGGGCCGCACCCTGCTCACCAGCTGGCATTTTCCCGAAACCCTCACCCGCATCGCCGCCGACCACCACCATCCGCCCGGCGACGTCGCCTCGCGCGAGACGGCCCTGGTGCACGTGGCCGACATCCTGGCCACGGCCTGGGCCTGGCCGGCCTTTTCCGGCTCGCCCGTGCCGGCGCTTTCCGAAGCGGCCTGGCGCTCCCTGGGCCTGCCCGAGACCCTGCTGGCCGAGGTGGCCGCCGCCGGAGACGACCGCGTCTGCGACATCGAAGCCGTGTTTTTCAGCCGCGGCCAGACAACGCCCCAATAA